A genomic region of Pontibaca methylaminivorans contains the following coding sequences:
- the fdxA gene encoding ferredoxin FdxA, producing MTYIVADNCIACKYTDCVEVCPVDCFYEGENMLVIHPDECIDCGVCEPECPAEAIFPDTEPDMDKWVEFNRKYAELWPVIVSKKDPLPEAEERDGESGKLEKYFSENPGEGG from the coding sequence ATGACATATATCGTCGCTGACAACTGCATCGCGTGCAAATATACCGACTGCGTCGAGGTCTGCCCCGTGGATTGCTTTTACGAGGGCGAGAACATGCTGGTGATCCATCCCGACGAATGTATCGACTGCGGAGTCTGCGAACCCGAATGCCCGGCCGAGGCGATCTTTCCCGATACCGAGCCCGACATGGACAAATGGGTGGAGTTCAACCGCAAATATGCCGAACTCTGGCCGGTGATCGTCAGCAAGAAGGATCCGCTCCCCGAGGCCGAGGAACGCGACGGCGAAAGCGGCAAGCTCGAGAAATACTTTTCCGAGAATCCGGGCGAGGGCGGCTGA
- a CDS encoding RNA-binding S4 domain-containing protein — protein MADPAAGKLRIDKWLWHARFFRTRSLAGKAVREGLVRLNSERITKPAQQVGEGDVLTFPRGRQVVVVRVVAPGLRRGPAEEARALFELLSPLPVPEPGPAS, from the coding sequence GTGGCCGATCCGGCTGCCGGCAAGCTGCGCATCGACAAGTGGCTCTGGCATGCGAGGTTCTTCCGCACCCGCAGCCTTGCCGGAAAGGCGGTCCGCGAGGGGCTTGTGCGGCTGAACAGCGAGCGAATCACCAAGCCGGCGCAGCAGGTCGGCGAAGGCGATGTGCTGACCTTTCCGCGGGGACGGCAGGTGGTCGTGGTGCGCGTGGTCGCGCCCGGTCTGCGCCGCGGCCCGGCCGAGGAGGCGCGCGCCTTGTTCGAGCTGCTCTCGCCCCTTCCGGTGCCGGAGCCCGGGCCGGCGTCCTGA